The DNA region AAATCAAGATAAAGAAAATCAATGAGAATGTATTTTAGAATTTTCTGTTGTGTATTTCATACGTACTGGTACCATGTATTTATAcaagaatgaaaaaaatactgaataagaaaaatatttatccTATACATTTTGTCCTATTTCTATTGGCTAGTCTAAATAACAAACTTAACAAATTTGAATCTATCATGTGCATTGCACATGCCTTCAAGAAGCCTTTATCACAGCTGGTTGACAACTGCTCATTTTCAATCCCACGGTCTAGATTAAATCCATCAAGAATTGTTGTGTGTGGCTCTGATCTTGTACACATGTCTTTTGAGACACATAAAACTATTTCTCGATTATTCTTAGGTTTCACCATCACTTTCCATTTTCCATTACTCCTTTCTTGTTCattgtttttaagaaaatttggtGAAGTCAAGGATGATGATGGAGAAATTTTCATTCTATCAtcccccctcaagttggagggGAGCAAAGTGATACCCAAATTGTAGAGATTATTCTGATGAGAAGGACCCGATAAGAATTTGGTGAAGATATAGTTGGTCTTTGGACGGAACAAAGCTTAAAAAGATCAACCCAGCCAAATACAGTTACCTAACAAAGTGGCAATCAAGTTCTACGTGTTTCGTACATGCATGAAACACGAGGTTTCGAGCAATATGAATAGCCGCTTGGCTATTGGAGTGAATCAACGCCGGAAGTGAAGGAGAATCCGATAGATCTGTAAGTAATCTTGTCAACTATGTTAATTCCGCAACTAATCTCCTCATTGACCTATATTCTGCTTCTGCAAATGACATAGAAATACTAGCCTGTTTTTTCGATTAACATGAAATCATAGAACCACCCAAGCTGATGAAAAAACCACTAATTGATTGACGCGAATCACAGCATGAAGTCCAATTGGCGTCCCAAAACGCCTTGAGAGAGAAGGAAGataaagcattaaggaaaaggCCTTGATTTGGGAATTTCTTCAGGTAACGAAGAACCCTTAATCCCGCATTAAAATGAGGAATAGTTGGATTTTGCATGAATTGACTAAGAGTCAGTACTGTAAAAGATAAATTCGGTCTCGTATGTGTCAAATAATTTATCTCGTCAATAGGATTTCTGTAAACTGATAGATCTGACATTGAAATTCCTGAACCTGCAGAGAGCTTGTGAGAAGGATCCATGGGAGATGAGACCGAACCAAGATAAGTGACATCAAACTCATTCAACAAGTCTAAGGTTTATTTCCTTTGACTCATTATGAAACTAGTAGCTTCCCTTAGAATTTCAATGCCTAGAAAATAATGTGGTGGTCCAAGATCTTTATTTTGAATTCCTGATGAAAAAATGACTTTAGTGCTGAGATTTCATTAATAGCATCCCCTGTAATCAgtatatcatcaacatagacTGTCACTACAGCAATAGAATCTCCAgtgtttttaaaaaacaaaaagtagTCATTAAGAGAAGCTGTAAAACCTTTGAAACTAAGTGCTCCTGCAAGCCTGACATACCATTGCCTAGAGGCTTGTTTGAGCCCATAAAGAGACTTTATCAGTCTATAAACTTGATTGGGTTGAGGGAGATCCAAACCAGTAGGAAATTTCATATAAACCTCTTCTTATAGTCCCCTTGCAAGAAAACATTGTTAACATCAAATTGAGAAACTTCCCACCCATTTTTTACCATCAAATTGAGAAACTTCCCACTCATTTTTGGGTTGATAGTGGTTATTTTGACCACTGGGGAATGTTTCATTGAAATCTATCCCTTCTCTTTATTTATCTCCCCTAATCACTAATCCAGCCTTTAGCCTTTCAATTGTACCATATGCATGTTATTTAACTTTATACACCCACTTACAAGGAATAACTTTCCTACCCTTAAGTAAACAAACAACATCCCAGGTCTGATTTTGTTGAAGGGCCTCAATTACATCTTGCATGGCCTTGATCCAACCCGGATGAGTACAAGCTTGGTAAACGTTGGTAGGTTCTGTGATTATGGAAGTAGAATTAATAATACTCTGATTAGGAGTAAAAATAGTAGGAAAAGAAATTGAAGGCGGAGGACTAGGGACTACCAAAACAGGATTCTGTGACATTGCTTAGAAAAATAGAGTTACAAAAATAGTCTTTAAGATGAGAAGGATGAACCCCAAAATTCTCCCTTTGTGACTTTCTAgtgggtggtggtggttgtACAATGGGTGGTGAATCATGAGGGAGTGGTGGTTGTATAACACGTGCAAAATCATGAGATAGCGAAATAGAAGGTGGTGAATCAGAAAGTGATGAAACAATAGGAGAGGAAGGGTTAGTAGGTTGAATGTTAGGATCTGTATCAGTGATAGATGAAGATGGTGGTGAAAATCATTAACCATATTAGGAGAAGGAAAAAGAGATGTAGGAACAGAATGAATAGcggaatgaaaaggaaaaatagttTCAAAGAAATGTACATCTCTGCAGACAAATAATTTCTTAGTTTCTAAATCAAGAAGTTTTTAACCCTTTGAGTACTAggatatccaaaaaaaaaaaaaaaaaaaaaaaaaaaaaaacaagtttcttTGCTCTTCAAACAAATTTTCCTCTACCTTCAGCCAAAGTACTTGCATAACATAAGCAGCCAAAGCACCTTAAAAACTGATAAGATGGTGAATAACCAAACAAAATCGCATAAGTTGTTTTTCCATGAAGAACTCTAGAAGGTAATCTGTTGACAAAAAAGGTAGGCACAGGATGCATTCTCCCCAATAAATCATTGGCAGCTTAGATTGAAAAAGTAATGCCATGGAAACTTCAAGTAAATGCACATTTCCTCTCACCCACCCCATTTTGTTGTGGGGTGGCAACACAAGAAGTTTAATGAATTATTACTTGTGTGctgaaaaaattggaaataacttCACTTTTCCCTAATTCCATGGCATAATCAAATCTGATGAATATCACATTTGCACTAAACTGCCTTTCAACCATTTGTAGAAAACATTGGATAACAGTGAAAGTATTACTATTAGTTGCAAGCAAATAAGTCCAAGTACATCTACTATAGTCATCTActatagtgaaaaaaaaatacttatagTGATTGTGAGTAGGAACTCTGTATGGTCACCATGTATCAATATGAATTAGTTCAAAAACATATTTAGAGGTGATTTGACTGGTAGAAAATGGTAACCTAGTTTGCGTAGCTTGAGGACAAATATCATAATAACAAGTAAAATCAAGAGGAATAGAAAGGAAACCGACATTTTTCattgatgaatatggaaaatgccTAAGTCTTGCATGCCATAGGTTTACATTggtactaacattagaataaATTGGAAAAGAAACTGAAACAGGTAAAGACACTTGACTAGTAAAGCTAGAAAATGGCTGAGATGTCATGGAAACTTCATGGTTGGAACTAGACTCCTTAGGATTGAGTTGTAGTAAAGACCTTCCTTAGCTTGATCAAAAACTTGAACTCTCTTCATTAAAGAGCCCTGCAACATATACGCAGTAGATGTGAAGAAAACTGCACATTTAAATTGAATAGTGAATATATGAACCGACAGAAAGTTGTTTTTGAAACTAGGAACCTAAAGCACATTGTGCAATATTAGATCAGAATATATTGACACATTACCTCTGTGTGTGACAACTATAGAATCAGAATTAGGCAAATTTATATTGACTGGGTGCTAAAGAGGTGACAGTGATATAAAAGAGGCTGAATTAAAGCACATATGCTCTGAAGCACCTGAATCTATGATCTAGGTGCTGGAGTTAAAAACTGAAAATATTTTCCGAAGTATTTTGAAATGGTACCAGCAACTGCATTAGCATTAATTTCAGATCCTGTATTTACTTGTGAAGACTCTGGTGCCTTGATCTGCTTGACCATCTGAATAAAATGATTGAACTGCTCCTTTTTCATGAGTTGATTGATAGTATCAAAATTAATATAGTTGTTGTTCTCTGGTTCCTCTGCAAATAGAACTGCATTTCCCTTGATATTGCCTGCATATGTCTTTTCATTTGTCAACTCAAAATTATCAGAAAATCCATGTAGCCTGTAGCAATCATCCATGACATGACCTACTTTTCCACAATAAGCACAAGAAACATTagggttaaaaaaaattgcttttgaATTTTTAGCTCTGTTTTGTGAACCTTGTGGGTTGTTGAGCATTGTTCATCCTTGGATATTTAGTATTTGGTTTTGATCCTGATCCAGATCCAGAACCTGGAAACTTCTGAACTTGTTTTCCATTCTTATACTAATTAAAGTTAACTACCATGAAGGATGGGCTCATATAAGTCTCCCTTTGATTTTCATCTTGTAAGATTAGTGAATAAGCATGATTGATATTGGGTAAGGGGTTAAGTATTAGAATattaccaaaccaaaccaacaaaagtcgggttttCAGCTCGGTTTTTTCGGGTTgctcgggtttttcgggttttttacATTgtcttcataaacatcatttaaattttctttaccCGATCATCTATTTATTAAGAAAAGAACACAAAACGTGATGGAGAtaattgtactaaaatattctttcatcTTCCAAAGATAAATACAACTAATTTATAAGGCATGTAAAAAATGATCATAATTTTAAGTCATGCTAAAAGAAGTAGTGACTAAATATTAAAGCACACACTAAGTGCAAAATTATTGTCTTCTAGacatttcttttgttagcattagtattgatttgatttttttgagtttatttgagttactaatatcattgggcTTCATTAAATCATTCCTataaatatgttaaaagacctatgaaaaagttaaagaaactttaaaataaatatttctatgTGAAATAactgtaatgtcgggttggtttgattcgTTGTTAGTTCCTTAGCAAAATCAAACCAACCTTGTTAATTCCTTTTGCGTTCAAAGAGTCAAGTTCATCCCATAACCTCTTAAGTTGTGTGAAATAACTTGCAATGTTGTTAGTCCCATTGTTTTCCTTTTGATTGTCCCGCTAAACTTGTGTTCTAGGCTTGTCCAGAGTTCCTTAGTAGTTCTAGAGTATATTACACTGTCTGCAATATCTTTATAAAGTGAATTAAGAAGCCAAGATGTTACCATATCATTGCATCTACTCCAAGGATGCAAATGCGTGATGTTAAATCTGGTGAAAGATGAGCACTAGGCTATTCGGACTGATCTCTCCCAACCTTGGTAACCTCTTCCATCAAAGAGATTGTTCACAAGGGCCATACCAGGGGAATCAGAAGAGTGCAGAAAATAGGCATGGTTGGAGTCAATGACTGCAGCTGTTGGTGCTGCCTCAGTTCCAATTGAAGTTCCAGAATTGTTGTTTTCATCGGCCATTTTGATGTAGGTTGAAGAAAAGAAACTgtatcaaatttgaaatttgtgattcaCTGCTATGATACCATAAAGAAAAGcaatgaaaatgttttttagaATTTTCTGCTGTGTATTTCATACGTACTGGTACcatgtatttatacaagtaagaatgaaaaaatactgaataagaaaaatattaatcctATACCTTTTGTCCTATTTCTATTGGCTAGTCTAAATAACAAACTTAACAAATTTGATTCCATCATGTGCATTGCACATGCCTTCTAGAAGCCTTTATCACAGCTGGTTGACAGCTGCTTATTTTCAATCCCACGGTCTAGATTAAATCCATCAAAAACTGTTGTGTGTGGCTCTGATCTTGTACACGTGTCTGTTGAGACACATAAAATTGTTTCTTGATTAATCTTAGGTTTCACCgtcactttcccttttacaTTACTCCTTTCTTGTTCATTGTTCTTGAGAAAATTCGGTGAAGTCAAGGATGATGATGTAGAAATTTTCATTCTATCACAAGAAAGCATATAAAGGATCAAGACTTGCTTCTGAGCAAGCCCAATTCTAAGGTTGCAATTCATATGGTTTTGGACCATACATCCAATTTGCAACTTTCTATTGTAAACATGGATAAACTTTCTATTGTAAACATGAATTGATGAAAGTAAGTAACCTGTTCTGAACTGGTAAAACATACTGATAAGAGTAAAAAATATTACATAGTTAAAGTCCAAAATTTGGAATCCAAATTTAGTACTATTTGGACTCCAAATTTAGTACTATTTGGTTATTAAGGATAATTACAGTCTACATTAGCTTTTTATAGTATATAAAACCAAGTTGATTACCTAGAAAAAAGTTTTAATAAGTGCTAACTAGTTTCGATTGATTATAATTACAggataatataaaaattattgaaattgcagaatatataattaatactttttCCGTCTTTTATCCTTTGTGTCTAAGCAATCAACTCCATTTCTCCACAAGCAATGGTACATTTTAGCTGAGACAATAGCGAGCTCTCTCCACCATGACAGCTCTTTAAATAATTGGTGAATAAGTGACAGAACaatcaaaaaagaaatgaaggGCAGAGGTAAATCTAGGATTTCAAGTTTATGAATTTCTATATaaatctcaaattaatataTAGGAGTAATAATAATTGGGTTCAACGTcatatatttatgaatattcagtgaatttcttaatatgtattttataaaatctGAGCAAAAATTATTTGATTCACGTAAACTTATACGTATAATTCACGTGAACTTATAGGTATATGTTAGCCCCGCCTATGATGAAGGGGTTTGTTTTATTAAAGAGGCTTCTGGGCTCCGGTCCACTTATTGCAGAATATGTGTCTCTGTTAATTgctcaatcaatcaatcaattgtTGAGAAAAAGGACTCGACATACGCAAATTTATGGTGAGGATACTAGTTGCCTCCATCAATGATGTACAAGTACCTTCACCTTCTCAtgtttatgattttcttttttctccttttgtaTTTTTCTTCATGTCTTATAGAATCTCAGCTGTACTTTTCATTAATTCTAGTGCCGTATtacaactcttttttttttttaaggtgttCAAGAATTAATCACCTATCGCTatcaaaataagtaaaaaaaatgaagagcacattttataaaaaaaagccAAGTTGAGAATGACGAGGGTAAGTACAATCAAAAACTCAAAATGCAAGAAAAAAAGTTTGATTAGGTGACTGATAGGCTGATGTATAGCAGTCGAATATTTCAGAAAACAACAGTATGTGCGTAGTATTTCTAGAAGTTCTCATATTTTACAGACAAATAACACGCAGTTCCACTACTGTATCATTGAATGTCAAAACTATAATACCTCCcagcgcaaaaaaaaaaaaaaaaaaaaaaaaagtttaattacTAGAGATTTCAACAGAAACTGTATAGGCAATCCTAAGGCTAACCAATCCCTAATGCTAATCAAGCCGCAAAGCCCCACGGTAAGGGGATTAAATGGATATGTTGACTATATTTGAATGAGTTAAAACGAAGCAAGATATGTGTCTCTCATATACACATCACCatttaatatggtcaaattatattttcactTTACCGGAAAAGTTTAATATAGGTCaaattatatgtattttcactttaatttttataaactaaaataactaacattttttttccggcggataatttttccaaaaaaaatataaaaataattccgtattatttttattttctaaaaaaaaatcggtgttgagttattttagtgacaCCCATATAATGGATAAGCGAAGggtatttatttttcaaagccCATAACCTAAAATTAACATGCGCCCCCATTTGGGTAAGCATTTGCCCCCAAAGCACCCCCCCTCTTTGGGACGCTTTtcattcgattttttttttcttcgtattttcactttttgtttgaaaaaaaaaaaaaacacaaagtCGCTTGGCCAGTTACTCGAAATTCTagattattccattttctcatGTTAGCAATGTACAGTGGTCAAATTGGATCATTTTCATCTCGggactttttactttttttcatCATGTGGGAGTTAGGATTAATTCTGTTTATCTACTTCTAGCCGTGTGGGGAGGAAAGAAACGCTTTGTActttaaatacaaaatttattttgtaCACGGTGGGGGttctgtttttcttttaatGGGAGTTTTGAGTGTGAACTTTTTGTGTCTGATAAATTTTCTTACAAGTTGATCCACGCTTTTAGAGgggttagttttattttatcgAATGTCCTCAAGGGACAGATGGGTTAACTTACCGCGAAAGAATGTCTTTTAATGGATAGTCCTTCCCAATTAGATCCGGGGTTCGAATTACGAGTATGATAAAATTCTTAGCAAGGAGCCCATTTCTGGACGCCTCCCCATAAATGGGTCCTACACGGCGGGAATCCTGACATTTTTTTGGGTGGgatgtccttcaaaggcattggtctttaatttttgtccctcaaattgttggtctttaattttgcccttcgccttaAAATTATGGGTTGCGGGTTCGAACcaccgctcagtcaaaaaaattaaagaaaaattcgcaaggcagagttttggatTCAAACGGAGTTTGAACCTTAAAAGACAGAGTTTGAGCAAAAGTTTGTCTTCAcacaaacctctgccttaaggcctaacattTGCCCAAGTAAgtctaattttgggtaaaagctTGCCTTAAGTCTTAACTTTTgaccgaataggcctaattttggtaCAAATCTCTGCcttgtgcatttttttttttgactgagccaggttcgaacccagaatctcgggATATTAGGCGAAAGACGAAaaaacaatttgaggggcaaaaattaaagagtagtgcctttgaaggacaatcgtgcaaatgaccggAATCCCGATTGTCAGGCTTCAATGTGGATACCGGAAGtgggaaagaaaaaagattggTTAACTTATAGCCAAAATTACCTcacaataaatatatacattcaATCCCAGCTAACCAAGTCTGGACGAATAGAATATGTTCTAGTAGCATGACCTAAAATTGACATCTCAATCTCGCAAATCCTGTCACAATGGCCGTTGGACAACAAAAGCATGAAGTATTATCAGCGTTTGGCCTAGAATTTGGGtgtattttgttttgttttatttttatcttccaaGAGTTTACAATTGTATTTTGCTATAAAACATGTCTAATAGAACAAATTATTTTATACTCCTATTATATTTTAATTGGTTAAGtacttttatattatattaagaAGGAATCACAAGCTCCCATGGCAATTCAGAATCCCAAGTTTTTTGAGTGCTAGTAGAATGATGATAAAATGAGTAGTCCATATTAACTTCATAAATGAATTCCCATTATGAGCAACTTAAGTAATCTCCTCTGTAGTAACATAAAGTAGGATACTCTTGGAAAATGCCAAAATCAGTTAGATATTCAATGTTGTCAACCCACCAGAATAGGTCGATTCTTTTTTATAATGCTGTCACTAGGGTGTACAAAAGTAAACCCACAAACTCCACCGCACCAAATCGATAAaccgaatcaaataaaaaactCGACTagtagtttggtttggtttggttttggtgttgaaaaaatccgaccataattggtttggtttggtttttaaacgacaaatcaaaccgaaccaaaccaacccgacatgtATTCAAtagttaaaatattttatacataaaaatatttatttgtaatgtaatttataaatatttcttaattttttttgtaatttcttatttattatcatattattcaagcttgaacttagaattttgaatgtgaataagttttatatcctatggatgctagtaactcatataaagtccaaaccaaaacgaACTTAatactaatactaacaaaagaaattcaatttaccactaggaatgaaaataatgttggatgtctattctttagttttgcataattggtttagagagtgaaaatacataactaaGTTTTTTtccttgtcatgtaattaatacttattttaacatGACTCAGTATTTTAGATTatagtcattttctttatggcttattaattagcaataattattttaaccgattttattatcttttattgaatattttaatataatgtcatcactcttgttgcattttgtgttattttcttatgaaacacattaattacatagttgtatcttactaggactaaagaaatagttgaagtaaaagttatatgttttgtatcaagacttcCGAAAAAAACCCGAATAACCCAAGAAAATCGAATAActcgagaaaacccgaggttaaaaaatctgaattttattggtttggtttgtttgatgtataaatttaaaaacccgacataattggtttggtttggtgtttaaataATCCGAACCAATCCGGTAAAAAAACAATCCAAGTAAAGTGTTtagccaaagaaaaaaaaaaaagttactcatccgaagaaaaataaatggtcaAGATTATCAAAACTTTGCAAAATCACTATGCATTGCAATTGTAAGTTCAATTTCCACCAATTATAGCCTACTTCTCATTCTCCTTTTTCACCATGTTATAGCCTATGGGATACCGAAATAAGTGTGAATTCAATTATCAgtgttccttttcttctttttctaatttccgTAATCCCAAATGtagtaaatttttttgaagaaataaaaaagttatGGAATTCATTGAAAGTAGGAGTCAACGTCATTTTCTTACTCCATATATAACTGAAAATGCGTGGTCCGCTTTAAAAACTGTTAAAATGCCTTCATTGCATGATATCCAACCGTTATTCATTCACATTATCTCCCTCACTTGGCTTTCCTCCAAACGCCACCTAAACACAAATTACCACAaaccttcccccccccccctccttcaTATTTTTTATCCAACTCTATAAATTTAAGGATATCagcaaaattcttttttatcaCTACTATAAAAGCAGCCTATTGTTCATATTCAGTGCTTAATAACATCACTCAAAGCTCCCTTTAGCACTAGTCCTCTTTTCCAACAAGAAATAGTCACCCTTCTATGCTTTTGCTTTACAACTTTCTTGGTAtactttcttctctctttttttcttgtctttTATGTGTTTAATCTTTCTGAGATTGGTacttaaagattatttcttttgcAGGGGTATTGATTAAGAAGAAATGATGGGGTTTGAGAGATTAATGGTGAATTTGAAGACGAAATTGAGGAGGTCCCTGAAAATGAAGGAATCATATGACAAGATTGAGAAGAGTGAAAGCATGAGAGTGGAGATTAGGAGCAAGAAGGCTCGTAAGCTCATTGAACAGACTCTTAAAATTGCTGATTCTCCCAAATCAAGAAGCTATACTTTCTAGTATACTGTTAATCTTATTTGTACCTAATGTCTTGTAATGACAAGTTTCATCCCAACTTTGATAAGAAATCAAACCAATGCAGAAGTTTAGTGGAATCTCTATTCTCTTCTCATCTTTTCTTactttcacacacacacacacataaaatcAAGCTTAAtagtttgatttcttttttcctttttaggcaTCTAGTGTTATGAAATTCATGATTCGACTATATGATTTCACGTGAAGTagttttattaaaaaggaaaagcacTCGGAATTGCTTTATTTTGTTGGAACTCAAACTCAAAATCTTTGATTAGAGatgttatatgtcaagtttagAAAATAGTGACAATTCACAGATTAGTTAGGAGGAATATTCAAAGAATGTCTCTGTCTATAAATTTAGGCAGAGCACGTTTCGGCTATTTGGTTTGTGTGGCCTGTTTAGCCTGAATCTTGTTGCATTTACAGCCACTAACTTTTTCACATTCTTTTGCTTTACGGAGTATTTTCCGGTAGACTAGAGAAGAGTGAGATTTATCAGTTGATATATGACATATCCAATGTAACAACCTTTtccctttcccccttttttgggTAAATTTAATGTACTTGAGAATATTTCATTAGTTTCAACTAATAAAAGTTCTTAGAAAGACATAAGTTGAGTCAacatttgtgtatttttttcttttgaatttactGGAATTTGAATTgctgttgatttttttttactacaaaGTTTGTCAGTTAAGAATTGATTTATAATGTTCATGTAGTCAACAACAACTAATTTAAGATAGAAGTAATTGATTGATTGGATGTTGATACTTAATAGTAAGTGAGATTATATTTATTGAATCTAATAGAATTACATCTCATAAGTTGAGTCAACATTTgtgtattttttcttttgaatttattGGAATTTGAATTGCTGGTGATTTTTTTGACTAGAAAGTTTGTCAGTTAAGAAATATTCATGTAGTCAACTAATTTGAGATAGAAGTGTTGATTGATTGGATGTTGATACTTAATAGTAAGTGAGAT from Lycium ferocissimum isolate CSIRO_LF1 chromosome 2, AGI_CSIRO_Lferr_CH_V1, whole genome shotgun sequence includes:
- the LOC132046964 gene encoding uncharacterized protein LOC132046964, whose amino-acid sequence is MLNNPQGSQNRAKNSKAIFFNPNVSCAYCGKVGHVMDDCYRLHGFSDNFELTNEKTYAGNIKGNAVLFAEEPENNNYINFDTINQLMKKEQFNHFIQMVKQIKAPESSQVNTGSEINANAVAGLFNEESSSF